The sequence GTCGCCCAACAATGATTGATTTGCCAAAGAGATTTTGCAACCGTAAGCAAGTAGCGCGATGATTAAACCCATCGTCAACAACATCCCGCTTGCATACCACGCCGAAAAATTAGTTGTGAGAAGAGTTGATTCAAGCCACATAAAAACGGTTTGGGCGACAACCATCGTCATTAATCCGAGTCGGGCAATTGCCAGACACAAAATTGTGGCGATGGTTAGCGTAAAAGGCAGATAAACCCACGATTGAGTGAACAGCAAAATCTGAACGGTCACCATCAAGGTAAAAATCACCAAACCTGCAAAGAGTCGGCGGCGAAACAGTAAAAATAAAACGGCGAGAATACAAATGAACATCAACCCGTAGGCAAAGCCGCCTCCCGCAATACTCAAAACCCCTGCCGTCCAACTCCGCAAACTCACTAACGCACCCGTAAAGAAATAGAACCGAAAATCACCGTGAACCAATCGCTCCGTGTAAAATCCGGCGTAAATCAGCGTAATATGACCTGTGCCGACAAGCGTTCCGAGCAAAACATCACGTCCAACCAAAGGGTCTGCAAATTCGCCCGCCAACAGACGATTCCACGAAACAATCAAATCCGGCAAATTGCGGCGAACAATCGGCTCAAGGGCGAGATACATGATGCAGGTCAGCACGGAAAGGTATAACGCACTGCGAAATCCGAGCGTAATACGGTCAAGTTCGGGGAAAAATGACGGAACGTGATTCAGGCTGAAAACCCAACCGAGAAATGTCAAAACAAAAACGGCAAGCGAAACTTTGAATGCGCCTTTGCGGTCTCCGCTGCCGGATTTGAGGTTTTTCCAAGCCAGAAAAATTGCAGTAACGATGATTCCCCACAAGATTCCGAAAAAGACAAAAACGCCAACCCAATCGCGTGTCGTGTAGGTTAGCGAACCGTCAGAATCCGGTTTCGTCCACGGATAGATTAGTTTGAAAAAGACGATTTTGCCCTGAAAACTCGCGGTTTCGACACGCAGAGGAATTTCTTCGTTGTCGGGCATCGAGCCTTCCCAAGCTTTGCGTTCATCAAAGGCATTTGGCGGAGTCCAATTCGGCGATACGTCTTTGAATTTTGCTAAATTGAGTTCAGCGGCTTGAAATGCCGTAGAAAAATCCGCCTTCGTGTCCGATTGTTCGGCAAATTGCGGCGGCACGGCAGAAAATTCGACTAACCGTCCGCGCGTGTCTAGCGAAATCGTCCGCTGCCCGCTTTCCGCCTGTGAGTCAAACGCCCAAAGTCCGTTGCCCGTCATTCGCACTTCAAAAGTGTTTGGGCTTTGACGCTCGATAAAAACACAAAACAATGGCTGACCGCTCTCGATATTGGCAAATTTTTTCGGCGAGGAATCTTCCCGAACATAATAATCGAAATAAGAATAATCGGCGTAAAACCGATAATGCCTTTCGGCTGGCGCGTCCGTGTAGCCGAATTTGTTGATGATTTCGTTGGCTTTTTCAGAGAGAACTTCCGCAGATTTATTGAACGGAATACGATTTTGCGGCGAAACTCTCATCGAAGCGAACATCATAAAAACGAGCATGGCAATTCCGCCGACTAAACAAGACAAAGCGATTGCGGGTTTCAACGCGCCTTTCTTGGGAGCCGCCGCTACCATTTCCGGTGAAGGCGTTTCGCCCGCCGCGATTGCCGCTGCCAGCGGGTCGCCACCGGGCAACGCCGCCGCCACTTGCGAAACCGAAACCGGGCGATTTTGCGGGTCGCGTTCCAGACACCGCAAAATCACTCGTTCAACCAATGGGTCAACCCCTTTGGCGTGCTCGGAAATGCTCGGCGGCTGGCTTGATTCATGCAAACGCATCAACTCATCAAATGATGATGCCGTAAAAACCTTCTTGCCGGTGAAGACTTCATACAACACCAACCCCAGCGCGTAAATATCGCTACGCGCCGTCACCTCTTTGCCTGCCAGTTGTTCGGGAGCCATGTAAGCGGGAGTGCCTGCGCGTACTTCCGCGCCTTCAAAATCCTCTGCCAGTCCCGCCAAGCCGAAATCGGTAATCTTCGCTCGCCCGCGCCCGTCAATCATGACATTTGCAGGTTTCAAATCACGATGCAAAACGCCTTCGCTGTGCGCCGCCGCCAAGCCGCTGCACAGTTGCGCGGCAATCTCTACCGCTTTGCTTTCGGGAAGTCTGCCGATGCGACGAAGCAAGGTCGCGAGGTCTTCGCCGTCAATATATTCCATCGAAAGAAAGGTCTGCCCCTGGGCTTCGCCGATGTCAAAAACGCGACAGACGTTGGGATGCGAAATCTGTCGGGCGATGCGAACTTCGCGGTGAAAGCGTTCACGCATCGTTTTATCTTGCGCCAGTTTTTCCGGTAAGAATTTCAACGCGACGGCTTGCGCGAGTTTCAAATCGTCGGCGCGATAGACTTCGCCCATGCCGCCTTTGCCTAACAAACCAATGACGCGATAACGTCCGGCAATGACCGTGCCGGGAATGAAGCGTGCATCGCGGCGGCGGCTGAGCGCGGAAGATTCAAACGGCAAAAGTTCAGCCGCTTCCTGAATCATGGTCGGGATGAAACGACCCGTCGGTTGTTGATGCGCCAGCAAGGATTCGACCTCTTGCCTGAGCGTCACATCATCGCCGCATTCGCCCTTGAGAAACTCCGCGCGCGCTTCACCTTGACGCGCCAACGCTGCTTCAAACAATTCATCTATCTTTTTCCAACGTTCTTGATTCATAGGTCAGGATTCAGGATTCAGGATTCAGGGTTTGGGCAAAGGAAAATATGAAATTGGAACGAGGCAGGGTGAACAAACAGCATCGTGAAATTGTTCGTTTAAACAATATTTTGCCGTTGTTCATCGTTCATCATTCCGCCTTCATCGTTTCTTCTGCCCTGAATCCTACATCCTGTGATTCAATTCCCTGTGTAACCAGGCTTCTGCCATTCGCAAATGACGGCGCACGGTGGCGACCGATATGGATTCGACATCAGCGATCTCTTCGATTTGCAGACCGGCGAAATAGCGAAGTTCAATCAAACGACTCTTGAGCGCATCAACATGTTCAAGGCCGATGAGCGCATCATCAAGGGCGATTAATTCCGTAGCGCGTTCAATTGAAAAGACGGCGGCTTCTTCAAGCGGAATACGAGGTTTGCCGCCACCACGTTTGTCGGTTTGATGTTTGCGCGCGTGGTCTATAAGAATCTGTCGCATGATATGCGCCGCGACGCCGAAAAAATGTGAACGGTTTGACCAGTTGATGTCCGTGTAGCCGCACATTTTCATGTAGGCTTCGTGAACCAGCGCCGTGCCTTGCAAGGTGTGGTCTTTGCGTTCACCGCGCAAATAATGGTTTGCCAATCGGCGCAATTCGTCATACACCAGCGGCGTCAGTTTTTCCAAAGCGGCGCGGTCGCCCCTGCGCCATTCTTGCAACAAGCGCGTGACCTCTTGTGGCGATGATTTCACCATAGACCGACTCTGCGGATTCGCTGAAATTATGTGTGATTCGCGCAGAGCATAGCGATTTGTCGCTTTGCCGTCAACGACTTCAAGTTGAACCTGACGGCGTCCGGCGTACAGCCAGCCAATGACCGAGCGTTTCAATTGATTGAGCTTGCCCATCTCTGAAATCATCGTCGCTTTTCGTGGTTTCGCAATTCGTCACCAATGATTTGTTGCTCACAATTATTTCAGGCGAGCGGCTTCGATATTCGCTTTTTTCAGAGGTCGCCAAATCGCCAAACCGTCTTCCCATTTGTTATGCGTCAAACGCAAGACTTTGCCGTCGGCTAGTCGCATCACATAAATTTCGCCAAACGGTTGCGGATTGAAAATCACTTCGTTGACCAGCGGCATTTCATCGGTGAAACCATTGCGTTCCGAAGCAAAGACCAACCATTTCCCGTCTGGCGAATAGCGCGGGTGGGTATCGCGGCGCGGCGAATCGGTCAAGCGACGCAATGCGCCGGGCGTGCCGTCTTCACTGATATCCAGAGTGTAAAGTTCATAATCGTCATCGCGTGTGCTTGCGAAAGCGATCTGTTTGCCGTCAGGTGAGAAGTTCGGCATGGTATCGGTCGCCGGATGATTGGTGAGGCGGCGAAGATTTTTACCATCGGCATCCATCAAATAAATTTCCTGATTGCCATCGCGGTTGCTGCGAAAGACGATGTGCCGACTGTCGGGCGAAACATCCGGCAACGCATTGTTGGCTTTTGAATCGGCAGTCAAATTTACCAGTTCGCTGCCATCGGTTCGCATTTTCCGAATATCGCAAATCGCCAGCGACCCGCCGAAAGGCTGACCGGTGGTGAAGGCAATCCATTCGCCATCTTTTGACCAAGTGGTAGCCCAACCGGGTTCTTTCAGGGATTGATAAAGCGGCTGCACGCGATTGCGGTCAAATTCGACTTTAAAGATTTGCCCGAATCCGGCAACCATCTGTTCGCCTTGCGGGTCGAATGAGGCGAAGGTTGCGCCGCGCAAGGGAATGAGTTTAATCAAACGGTCTGACAATGATTTGCTTTCATTCTTTCCGGCAACGCGCATGGGGAATTCGCCAATCGGCGTGGGAATCATCGCGGTTTTTTCAACAATGCCTGAACCGTGACAGACGAGCTTGCCGGCTTTCAAGTTGAAATCCGGCGCCCAATATTCATTCGCTGTGTCGCTTTCGAGACGCGGATTGCCGCCGTTTATATCCGAAGAAACAAGCTGCCAACGGTCATTCAATTTCGCTGCATAAGCGACGCGACCTTGGGCGAGTTCAACCGGCGACAAAGCTTTTACCCCTTTGGGCGAAATCGGCGCGGCATTTGTGCCATCGGCATTCATATGCCAGATGCGCAAATCGTTTTCGCGTTCACAATAAAAATAGAGGGTCTCGCCGTCACGCGACCAAACGGGCGAACCATCCCAACCTTTCGCATTCGTTAGTCGCGTCTGATTATTACCATCGAGATTCATCACATAGATTTCGCTGCCCGGTGAACGCCCGACAAAAGAGGCTTTGGTGTATTCGTCGCGGTCGCTCGCAAAGGCTATGCGTTTCCCGTCAGGCGAAAAGCTCGGATTGAAATTGCCCGCCCGATTGCGCGTCAAGTTGATGGCTTGCGCTGTCGGAGCAGAAGATTCCGGGCGAAACGGCAAGAGGTAAATATTGGCGTTGCCGTCGCGTGTCGAAACATAAGCCAGCCATTTGCCATCGGGCGAAATCGTCGGCGCATCTTCCAACGCCTCGGTGCCGACAAGCAAACGCGGCGCGCCGCCCGTTTGCAAATCCAAAACGAAGAGGTCGGGATTGCCGCGCCGTTCCGAACAAAAAACCACCCAGCGACCATCCGGCGAAAAGACCGCGTTGTAATCGAGCGCCGGGTCATCGGTCAAGCGTTTGGGCGCGGCTCCGGCTTTGTCGAAAAGATAGATGTCCCAGTTGGTCGGGCGATTCGACGCAAAGACCAACGTTTCCGTCGGCGTGGCGGCGCGCGCGTTTGCGACTGCCGATAAAAAAGCGAGACTTAACAAACCGCACAGTAAGGTTTTTATAAAAGAAACGTTGAATCGTTGTCGGCATCTTCTCAACATAATTTTTCTCCTCTTAAAATATCGAATCCTGTTTGATAACCAATGCGGCGTGACTGTCTGTGCGCGCGTTGAAAGGGTTTGGCGTTCTCTTAACCATTGTCTGTTTGCTTTGTTGTCGTTTTCGCCAATCAAGGAATGCCAGCCAAATGACGCAAAGCAAGAGGAGCAACAAAAATCCCAAAACGATTTGCGTACAGGCGTTCACCGCAGGCAGCAATATATCTTCAAATTGTCGGTGGGCGATTTCCGGGAAAGGTCTTTGAAATAAGAGAAATTCACGCATGGCATCTCCTTTCTTGGCACAGAATTCAAATGTCGAAGGCGGCTGTTTTCGAGCCTTCACATCGTAAGGCGCGATTCGGAAAGGAAATCGCTCACCAAGAAAATTTTTTACAAATTTTTTTTAATGGAAAAAAGAAAGCGTGAAGATAAAGTTCACTTGGAAAAATTGTGGAAAACAGGGTGACCGATTTACTTCTGCCAGAGAATCGGGTTGAGCGGACTGGCGGCGATTTCGCCGGGTTTAATGCCGGGCATCCAGGTGGCTAAATCGGCTTCACGATTGGGATGGTCGGGCGCGACGACGCGCGCATCCGCTGCCATATAAATGATGGTCATTACTTCGCGCATGCGGTTTGTCGGATTGGCGGGCGCGCTGTGCAAAGTCCAACCGGCGTGAAAAGTCGCATCGCCCGCGCGCATCGCTCCATAAGTGTGGGTCGAAAGCCCACGCCCTGAAATCAATTTTTGAAATTCGGACTGCGATTCATCGGAAATCGGCAACTTGTCGAGATACCCTAAACGGTGCGAACCCGAAACAAAAGTCATGCTGCCAATCTCTGAAGTAATATCGACCAGCGGCATCCACATGGTGATGGTGTGCGGGGTGTCGAGGGGCCAATAAAACTGGTCTTGATGATAAGGCGTTGCGCCGCCGCCCGGTTCTTTGTAAAGCGCCTGGTCGTGATACATCCGTACGCCACTAACATTCATCAACTCGGCGGCAATTTTTGCGAAGCGTTTGGCGAAAGCAAACCGCTTGACGCCTTCATCTTTCGTCCAAAGATTCATGATTTGCAAAAAGGCTTTGCCATAAGTATCGCGGTCTTCGAGCTGGCGGGTCTCGGTGTTGTAGCGTTGTGCTGCGGCAGTGATGACCGGACGATAGGCGTTGATTTCTTCTGTTGTGGCAATCCCGGGTAAATAAATATGCCCGTCGCGTGCAAAACTCTCGCGCATCGCGCCGGTTATCGAATAGTCGCTGCTCAAATCGGGTAAATGGTCTACCGGACGATCAATCATACAATTCTCCGAAATTTAAAAAGTTGAGGGCAAACTATAAACCTTATGGCGCGATGCCGGTAGCTCTTTTTGACAAAGGCGCGATCCCGGCAAACTTCGCTTATGCCTTGCGGTCGGCTACCCATCTCATCATAAGCATCATAAAAATGATGAATTCACATTATTGTTG comes from Acidobacteriota bacterium and encodes:
- a CDS encoding phytanoyl-CoA dioxygenase family protein, with protein sequence MIDRPVDHLPDLSSDYSITGAMRESFARDGHIYLPGIATTEEINAYRPVITAAAQRYNTETRQLEDRDTYGKAFLQIMNLWTKDEGVKRFAFAKRFAKIAAELMNVSGVRMYHDQALYKEPGGGATPYHQDQFYWPLDTPHTITMWMPLVDITSEIGSMTFVSGSHRLGYLDKLPISDESQSEFQKLISGRGLSTHTYGAMRAGDATFHAGWTLHSAPANPTNRMREVMTIIYMAADARVVAPDHPNREADLATWMPGIKPGEIAASPLNPILWQK
- a CDS encoding sigma-70 family RNA polymerase sigma factor — encoded protein: MISEMGKLNQLKRSVIGWLYAGRRQVQLEVVDGKATNRYALRESHIISANPQSRSMVKSSPQEVTRLLQEWRRGDRAALEKLTPLVYDELRRLANHYLRGERKDHTLQGTALVHEAYMKMCGYTDINWSNRSHFFGVAAHIMRQILIDHARKHQTDKRGGGKPRIPLEEAAVFSIERATELIALDDALIGLEHVDALKSRLIELRYFAGLQIEEIADVESISVATVRRHLRMAEAWLHRELNHRM
- a CDS encoding serine/threonine-protein kinase; protein product: MNQERWKKIDELFEAALARQGEARAEFLKGECGDDVTLRQEVESLLAHQQPTGRFIPTMIQEAAELLPFESSALSRRRDARFIPGTVIAGRYRVIGLLGKGGMGEVYRADDLKLAQAVALKFLPEKLAQDKTMRERFHREVRIARQISHPNVCRVFDIGEAQGQTFLSMEYIDGEDLATLLRRIGRLPESKAVEIAAQLCSGLAAAHSEGVLHRDLKPANVMIDGRGRAKITDFGLAGLAEDFEGAEVRAGTPAYMAPEQLAGKEVTARSDIYALGLVLYEVFTGKKVFTASSFDELMRLHESSQPPSISEHAKGVDPLVERVILRCLERDPQNRPVSVSQVAAALPGGDPLAAAIAAGETPSPEMVAAAPKKGALKPAIALSCLVGGIAMLVFMMFASMRVSPQNRIPFNKSAEVLSEKANEIINKFGYTDAPAERHYRFYADYSYFDYYVREDSSPKKFANIESGQPLFCVFIERQSPNTFEVRMTGNGLWAFDSQAESGQRTISLDTRGRLVEFSAVPPQFAEQSDTKADFSTAFQAAELNLAKFKDVSPNWTPPNAFDERKAWEGSMPDNEEIPLRVETASFQGKIVFFKLIYPWTKPDSDGSLTYTTRDWVGVFVFFGILWGIIVTAIFLAWKNLKSGSGDRKGAFKVSLAVFVLTFLGWVFSLNHVPSFFPELDRITLGFRSALYLSVLTCIMYLALEPIVRRNLPDLIVSWNRLLAGEFADPLVGRDVLLGTLVGTGHITLIYAGFYTERLVHGDFRFYFFTGALVSLRSWTAGVLSIAGGGFAYGLMFICILAVLFLLFRRRLFAGLVIFTLMVTVQILLFTQSWVYLPFTLTIATILCLAIARLGLMTMVVAQTVFMWLESTLLTTNFSAWYASGMLLTMGLIIALLAYGCKISLANQSLLGDRLLKDV